The proteins below come from a single Hyphomicrobium denitrificans ATCC 51888 genomic window:
- a CDS encoding HPr kinase/phosphorylase has product MRGEADRVHATAIAIGDRGVLIRGLSGSGKSDLALRCLACGPSALLRDPVKLVADDQVILKSDWSHGAPRLCATAPQTLRGKIEVRGVGILEVAVRDAVDIVLIADIAREGSIERYPDPWPTVVLCGVRVPAIRLLPFESSAPLKIFAALDMARLPRIEVKE; this is encoded by the coding sequence TTGCGCGGCGAAGCTGATCGCGTGCATGCCACGGCTATCGCAATCGGCGATCGCGGTGTGCTGATCCGCGGCCTGTCCGGTTCCGGCAAATCCGACCTCGCTCTTCGATGTCTCGCGTGCGGTCCGTCGGCGCTGCTGCGCGATCCCGTAAAGCTCGTCGCTGACGACCAGGTTATTCTAAAGAGCGATTGGTCGCACGGTGCGCCACGCCTTTGCGCGACGGCCCCTCAGACACTTCGCGGCAAGATCGAAGTTCGTGGCGTTGGCATCCTGGAGGTTGCCGTCCGCGACGCAGTCGACATCGTGTTGATCGCCGATATCGCGCGCGAAGGCTCGATCGAGCGGTATCCGGACCCGTGGCCTACGGTCGTGCTGTGCGGCGTCAGAGTCCCCGCCATCCGTCTTTTACCTTTTGAAAGCTCAGCGCCGCTGAAAATATTCGCCGCTCTTGACATGGCCCGCCTGCCACGTATCGAGGTTAAGGAATAA